The stretch of DNA AGGCAACGTGGATTTGTTCCCCTAAACTTTACCTTCCTATAATATGTATGTGTCAGGATGGTAATTACCAAGGCCTAAACCTTCATGCCTCAAACAGAAGTACCTGGCTCTAAGGAAGGCCCACAGCTATGAATCTCAAAAGGGTGAAGGCCTCTCTCAGAGACCAGTTTTTGGGTGCCTAACATCGCTTTGACGTTTCCCCAACTCTGAGCAATTGGACCTGACTCCTCTCCTCGACATATCCTCTTGACTACACCAAGTGGTTTCTCACTCAGCTTGATGGTTGTTTCTGCACTTTTTTAGTTGGCAAACTGTCTTCCCATAGCAAGGGGAACCTTGCATTGCAACACGCCAGTCCCTTCATGAGTGCTGcctcaagaaaaataaaagaaccaAGTTGTTTGCATTCATTTCGATTTTTGTGCACATAATACAATGAAGCAGTTAACGCAGGTCATGCAGCAGAGTTTGCAAGTTGTAGTATCTTAATCTACCTTGTTGCATATGTCCTTGAGGTACCCAGCATAACTGGGCTTTAGCTGATGGTCACTATATTAACCGTCTTTATGTTCAGTAGTATCACTGTTTTAAAGGGCTGCATGGTCCTTTGTTGAGCAAAAAATTGATGCTCCTCATCTGTGACGCCAGTACAGCCAATAATAGGTGTTTACTTTAAACACCTTTTTTAGTAGCTGTATCTTGCAAATAGCTGTTAACTGATTAGGCTGCTAGATTAAACCTGTTTGTTCAGTAGAGTAATCAGAACTAGGCTGGTAAACACACATCATGTCACTCTGTACACTATATACCTTTTCAAGGAAATCTTACAAGCTGCTATAAACTACCTATACTTATGTATTTTGGTATATTTTAGAAGCTTACAGAAGGGTGACTACATGGTGGTTTTTGTTCTGTGCCTAGATGATCTCGGGCTGCTCACAGCATGATCACAATGTTTAATTGAACAAGTAAACATACTTCAAATGAGTTCAATTTACCTACAAATAAGGCATGTTAAACAAATGTGAGTGTTACAGCCATGATTTTGTTCTTAAGTGAGTGACAGAATGAACAGTTTGAGCTACTATTCACATTAACAGCTGCTCCTCAGACGAGGGGCCAGGAATGCTGCTCATTGCACCCAACACGCTCCAGCAATGTCCCAGGGCTACTGGAGACTGCTCCAGCTGTGGATTGAGTACCTGTCCTCTCAAAATTTGTGTTATCCAGAACTGTTACAATGGTGAAGAAGAGGGTCAGCTGTCTTTTGAGATGGTCTTTAAAAGGAAGGGGTGCCACTCacccagcagaaaacaaatgacCGTCAAGAGCAGACTTCTACCCAGTGTGAGGGGAGAAAGGTAGGAGGACAGGTTTTTAAAAGGATGCTTCTTcgtatttacattttattgaaTTTTGAACTTTGTAATTCATTATGGAAGAGAAGCGTTCTGCTTTCTTGTTGAAAAATTCTTCAGTGTTCAGCTCATTTGGACAGTTTGCCACATGAGTTTTGATGTATTTTGTTTCCGTATTAGGCAAAGCCACATACTTGATCTCAGTTTGCTCAATCTTTTGGTTGGAGGTtggagtttcttctttctgtttaatgaaaaaacaaaatcttctgaaaataagattaatttttttaaaagaaaaacagtttccaAGGGAGATCATACTTCTTTAGCTTAAACAGTTTCTCTGTCAGAGAACAATAGGGAAGTTAGTTATTcatcttttaaacagaaaactagAGATAGCACCTtaattcttttttgtctttatagCCTGTTTTACCGTATTTGTTTAATTAATTTACACATAACTTAAGATAAAAATCTATGTAGCACATTTATAACCTGAATGAGCTTAAAACTTTTATCATTATGTCCAGTACGTACACTTAAATTGCTGTTTAATTCTTTCTCCTGTGAAAATTGAAAATTTGGGTTAATAAAGATCCAGCTGGCTGTGCTTTCTCTATCTTGGGTTTAAATGTgcgaaaagaagaaatgataggcaggaaaagaaacatgaagagATGGAccaaaagtgaaggaaaaaatataggAAGTGATAGTTAAAGTGAGGTGGAAAAGAACAGAGATGTCGTTAAACAATAGTAGGCAGAAAAAAGGGGAAGCAAGAGGCACCCcaaacagtaaataaatataCTCGGATTCCATATATCCTGTTTTTCTGAGAGTGCCTCTGGATGCACCTTGTCCCTGGCATGCAGGTGCCACTGCCTGGCACTACTTGAAAATCCCTCTGTATAACACAGGCTGTTAGTGGTACCTGCCAGGGTTTCACAGGCTATAGTTTATCATCTGTATCATCTATATTCAGCTTCCATTTAGCTTCTAATAGCATGGTGTGCTTGTAATAGCATTTGATTTgatataagaaaaaattaattcttctgtGTGTTCTGCTGAGAATAACCAGAGGCAGCAAAGTCCCGAAGCAAATAGGATAAAGTAGTACTGGCTGAATTGCCGTCAGTATTTTTCCGACTTAAACAACCATGTTATATGCTAATGTTCCTTATTTATCATAATAATactatttttctgttaattaaaGGAAATCCAGGTCTTTCAACAATGAATATTGCTTGCCAAGTGCTTAAGTACTTTCATTAAATGCTGTTGTAAAAAGAGACTTGCAAATGGGATATGCTACTGCATACACAAGGGAAGGACAGCAATATTTTTGTCCTCAGATGAAGACTAAACCAAtgttcagaaaatgtttctctccATGTTTGCGCCTTGGCTAAAAACAGTATTAGCATAATAAATACACATAACAATGCTAAACTGCTAGCACTGAAATAAACTAGAGCCCGACAGAAAAGAGATTTGCTTATACAGCAGCTAATGCTTCAGATTAGTCAGGCTCTTCCATTATAATTTGGCagcaaaaaggcagaaatttttttttccctcttagaTCTTTTCCTTACATCTCTATTTACAGCTAGAGCCTACAAGACTTTTGCAGTAAGACCCAATCTAGTGAGTCAGTGCCATCTGCCTAAAAACTAAGGGCTCGTGGaaactttttggttttgccaGCCTTCACAGTGGGTTCAGTTATCACTATCAGGACACGGCTGGAGGAGACACCAAGCATGGGCGCCTCAGCTTTAGCCTTGTGTTTTAGACTTGTAGATCTTGGATTTATGTATCAAAAAATAAGTTGAGGGAGCTTCAGAATCTaaaattactgattttaaaGAGCAAACTGAGAGATACAGGACTCCAAGCAATTTTGATGAAGACTAGTActgtttaaacagaaaataacgAAAAGGACTTCTCATCTGCCTACTAGACAAGACATTGCCCAGTGCAGGCCTCTGGGAGCCACTGCTGTTCTGGTGTGATGACACCTCATTATACAGTTTATTTCATCAAAAGAGATTCCCATTTCAAGGGAAGTCTAATGATAGACGTGTCATTCtgttaaaagtaaaattacaAAATAGTTTCATCCTTCATAAATAACGAAATGTGAATGTCCTACACATCCAAATAAATTAAGGTGTTTacaattgcctttttttttccttcctgcagctctccctctatagaagagaaaaaaacagttgtAAATGTATATCAGCATTAGGAAAAACAGTACCTGTGCTGCATACCTACATAGATTTGAGACCTCAGTAAGGATGCAACTGTGCTGTGAATCCGTAAACGGCTCTTGCATAAGGAGCAGCTGGTCAAACAGTATCCGTGTTTCCATGTATATCTTCATGATTTGCATTATTCTGGCCACAGTGGTTGGAAATTTGATGGTTATCATCTCCATATCACATTTCAAGCAGCTCCATACGCCTACCAATTTCCTGATACTTTCTATGGCTACAGTAGATTTTCTGCTGGGATTCCTCATCATGCCTTGCAGCATGGTGCGCTCTGTTGAGCACTGCTGGTATTTTGGGGAACTCGTCTGCAAGATCCACACAAGCATGGACATTATGCTGAGCACAGCTTCCATCTTCCATCTTTCCTTCATATCCATCGACCGTTACTATGCTGTGTGTGACCCTCTAAGATACAAATCAAAGATAAATACTTTTGTTATCCTGGTCATGATATTCATAAGTTGGATGGtgcctgctgcttttgcttttgggaTGATCTTTCTAGACCTAAACTTGCGAGGGGCAGAAGACATTTATAATCATATCCATTGTGCAGGAGGATGCTTTGTAATTTTTAGTGAAACTTCAGGTGTTGTGGCCTCCATAGTGTCTTTTTACATCCCTGGATTTGTTATGCTGTACATCTATAGGAAGATATACTCTATAGCCAAGAGACAGGCAAGATCCATTGATGCAATTAGCCAAAAAAAGATGAGATTTGAAATGAAGCACCACATTTCattctgcagagaaaggaaagctgcCAAGACATTAGGCATAATAATGGGAGTGTTTCTCATCTGCTGGAGTCCATTCTTCTTCTTTACAGCAACCAATCCATTTATGAATTATGTGATACCTCCTATTCTCATTGatgctttggtttggtttggttacTTAAATTCTACATTTAATCCAAttgtttatgcatttttttacatGTGGTTTCGCAGAGCATTAAAGATGATTCTGTTTGGAAAAGTTTTTCAACAGGACTCTTCCAGGACTCATTTGTTTTTAGAGTAACATGCTTTAAATGGTTGGATTCATGGCTTTGAATTTTTGCCTGGAGGCTGAACTACTGAATGTAAGAGCTGAAAATGAAGGCAACACCTATTTGTTTACTCATTTACCAAATCTGGTTCAAGCAGATAAGCAACTATTGTGCTTTACATCTTCTTTCATTCCAGATTGGGATTTGTATGTGGTGTTTTGGTTATAGCTATTTATATGCAATGCACAGAAGAGCAAgatttaagttaaaaaaaaaacttagagCAGTTTATATCCCTGCTCTTAATCattaagaaattattctgaTACAATAGATTAATTTCTTGAACGAGATGTGTTTATATTAcaatatttgtgtttatttattGTCCTctagaaagagcagaaaagactTTCCTTCTGAATTTCTAGACATCTTTGAGTAATAACCCAAAACTCTTAAGTTTTGTCCTTCCTCTTCAGTATGTGTGCAGAGGTCAAAACAGGCCCATAACAAGCCATGCTAGCACACTCCATGGAGGGAAGATGGGACAGAGAAAAATTGTGCTGCTCcttctgtttccatttcaaCTAGTGCTTGTCACTTATGAGTCTGTCACTTAAAGGGTTTGCTGCTTAATGAGATCAGAAGCATGTTTAACAAGAtcaaagacaaggaaaaatgtGATGTATGGAATGAAAAGCAATAGCAAAAAGCAACACTGAACCTGACAATGCCAGAAAATGATGCTTGTCTAATGAATGTTTCAATGTAAAATATTTGCCAATTTGCATATTACAGAACTTTTTCTTAGCTTGGACATACTGTTACTTTGTCTGATGGCAATGCTGTGACAGCTGGTGAGGAAAGTATATAGAGAATCGTGAAGAAATGCTATGGTTGGCCTGAATGGAGGGTGAATGGGGCAGGATGGCTGTGGAAGCACTAGGAGGAGTAGCAGAAGAAGGGCTGTAGGAATGGCTTGGGGTGAAGGCACCTGGGTGAGCAGGCTGTCAACGTTTCATCTGTGGGCAGCTTCTCAGGACACCCAGACTGGGGCACAAAGGGCAGGCGAGTAAGTCAAAAGCTAGCACATGGTCACCAGCTGAAGAAGACCCACAGACTGTCATTTTTTAATCTATGACCTGGCTTTTGTAGAGTTAACATATCACCAAACAGATGGAAGTAATACCTCTGCCCTGATCCTGTGACATCTGGTTGAACTATGAAGGACCAGTCCTGGGAATGGACAGCAAAGGATTAGTACCTGAGAAGAGACTATGAAGAGAATTTGATGACTCGGTACTGAAGTAAGAGCTATGCTCGTCAGTAAATTATATCCTCCATTCATGTGGCTTGTATAAGTGCACATCATATGTGTATCttgcctttctcttctgtgctttgTAGAGCACTGAAGCACTCTATGCTGTCAGGCATAAGAGTCGAATGATGCTACATTTCAGCAGAGCAAAATACCAGGATCTGAGAGAGTCTCTTTTACTGTTTCATTGCCATCTTGTAAGCTTGCAGTCAccaaaatgacattaaaaagaGCAATGAAATATATACCACACCAGCACTTGTGCTGTGGAAGGTAATCCTTGTTAGTGACAATATAACTACTTTAATACTTTATCTCAGAGAAATAAAGTAAGTTAAGATAAAAAACTCTACCTTTCTGAGAAATTAATGGGTaattctcttcctccttcatgGCCAGTGAAGCTGGCCTGATGTAGTGAATTCTCTCATGCTCAGTGTTACCTTCTGAAATGAACTGTGTGATTACTTGGACATCTTGATCTCTCTTAAAATAGCAGTTTCAGAAGTGCTGCCAGGTGATACCTCCTTTCTTCTCGTGGTCTTATAGATGGGAGGAAAGTGATCTTTCCCTATAAGGACTGTTGcccattgtcgtggtttaaccccagccagcaactaagcaccacgcagccgctcactcactccccccatccagtgggatgggggagaaaatcaggaaaagaagtaaaactcctgggttgagataagaacgatttaatagaacagaaaagaagagactaataatgataatgataacactaataaaatgacaacagtagtaataaaaggattgaaatgtacaaatgatgcgcagggcaattgctcaccacccgccgaccgacacccagccagtccccgagcggcgattccctccctcccccacttcccagttcctaaactagatgggacgtcacatggtatggaatacactgttggccagtttgggtcaggtgccctggctgggcatgagaagctgaaaaatccttgactgtagtctaaacgctactgagcaacaactgaaaacatcagtgttatcaacattcttcacatactgaactcaaaacatagcactgtaccagctactaggaagacagttaactacatcccagctgaaaccaggacacccatcTGAGGCTTTTTGAACATATTTACTAAGTTCAGCACATATTAACATAGTCCCTTCAG from Haliaeetus albicilla chromosome 7, bHalAlb1.1, whole genome shotgun sequence encodes:
- the TAAR1 gene encoding trace amine-associated receptor 1, which codes for MYISIRKNSTCAAYLHRFETSVRMQLCCESVNGSCIRSSWSNSIRVSMYIFMICIILATVVGNLMVIISISHFKQLHTPTNFLILSMATVDFLLGFLIMPCSMVRSVEHCWYFGELVCKIHTSMDIMLSTASIFHLSFISIDRYYAVCDPLRYKSKINTFVILVMIFISWMVPAAFAFGMIFLDLNLRGAEDIYNHIHCAGGCFVIFSETSGVVASIVSFYIPGFVMLYIYRKIYSIAKRQARSIDAISQKKMRFEMKHHISFCRERKAAKTLGIIMGVFLICWSPFFFFTATNPFMNYVIPPILIDALVWFGYLNSTFNPIVYAFFYMWFRRALKMILFGKVFQQDSSRTHLFLE